One segment of Gadus chalcogrammus isolate NIFS_2021 chromosome 8, NIFS_Gcha_1.0, whole genome shotgun sequence DNA contains the following:
- the LOC130386971 gene encoding uncharacterized protein LOC130386971 has protein sequence MIYQATKLFWTDCLTSSLCIRFKRKRKREETIHRPPDDVQRSKEASDEASGACLSSDDCRMEPGADQCTEATVPKVLHDDLKHKYSQLSTECVNLRLEIDKLKTENEELKATLMNTQFSFSSIKSKAVQVLFFTGLTSVLFEWLSHKLKDSVEVVRGSMNLKDHLLIVLMKLRLGLCNKDIAFRFNVTESDISNILRSWLPVMSATLKPLIKWPSKHAVLKNMPKCFKPKYKHCRCIIDCTEIFINRPTNLTSRAQTYSNYKSHNTIKYLIGMSPSGAISFLSAGWGGRVSDKQITAESGFYDLLEHNDEILADRGFTIRDELATRGATLRIPHFTKGKKQLSAQEVDISRRLSNVRIHIERIIGRWKNFKILTTIIPLTQVDLLDDIVIVCGALTNLCKCIVPR, from the exons ATGATCTACCAAGCAACTAAACTGTTTTGGACTGACTGTTTGACCTCATCTCTGTGTATCAGATttaagaggaaaagaaaaagggaaGAAACCATCCACAGACCACCAGATGATGTACAGCGGTCCAAAGAAGCTAGTGATGAGGCTTCTGGAGCTTGCCTGTCCTCAGATGACTGCAGAATGGAGCCTGGTGCTGATCAATGCACTG AAGCCACAGTCCCAAAGGTTCTCCATGATGATCTGAAACACAAGTACAGCCAACTTTCTACAGAGTGTGTCAACCTGCGTTTGGAGATCGACAAACTGAAAACTGAGAATGAGGAACTAAAGGCAACACTCATGAATACACAATTTTCCTTTAGCTCTATCAAGAGTAAAGCAGTGCAGGTTCTGTTTTTCACAGGGCTGACCAGTGTCTTATTTGAGTGGTTGAGTCACAAACTTAAAGACAGTGTAGAGGTTGTGCGTGGCTCTATGAACCTGAAGGATCATCTATTGATCGTCCTAATGAAACTTAGACTAGGGCTCTGCAACAAGGATATTGCTTTCAGATTTAATGTCACAGAAAGTGACATTTCAAACATTTTGAGAAGTTGGCTCCCTGTTATGTCTGCGACTTTAAAGCCTCTCATAAAGTGGCCAAGCAAGCATGCAGTATTAAAGAATATGCCAAAATGTTTTAAACCTAAATATAAACATTGCAGGTGCATTATTGACTGTACAGAAATTTTTATCAATAGACCCACAAATTTAACCTCCAGAGCCCAGACGTACTCGAATTATAAAAGCCACAACACTATTAAATATTTGATTGGCATGTCACCTTCAGGAGCCATTTCTTTTCTGTCGGCAGGTTGGGGTGGGCGAGTTTCAGACAAACAAATTACAGCTGAGTCTGGATTTTATGACCTTCTAGAGCATAATGATGAGATACTAGCAGATCGGGGTTTTACCATCAGAGATGAGCTTGCCACACGTGGTGCCACACTTAGGATCCCTCACTTTACCAAAGGTAAAAAGCAGCTCTCTGCTCAAGAAGTGGACATATCAAGGCGTTTGTCTAATGTGAGAATACACATTGAACGAATAATAGGTAGATGGAAAAATTTTAAAATTCTGACAACTATTATTCCACTCACACAGGTTGACCTGTTAGACGATATAGTGATTGTTTGTGGAGCACTAACAAACCTTTGTAAATGTATAGTCCCAAGATAG